GATCCCGTGCTCCCGCCGGCGCCGCCGAGTTCGGATGCGCTCCCACGCCCGACGCCCGGTCTTCCGTCGGAGCCGGCACTGCCGCCGGTTTCCGGCCCCGTGCCGACGCTGCCTCCGGCGCCTTCGATCCCGCCTGCGACTGTGCCGGTTCCGACCGCCCCGCCGATCCCGGTCGCCGATCCGCTGGTTTCGCCGCCCGTAGTGCCGGTTCCGAAGCCGACGGTTCCGCCGATTCCGCCCGCGAGTGCTGGAGCCCCGGCTCCCCTCCCGCCTCTCCCGGGGGGGCCCGCGACGCCGGTTCAGCCGGCGAGTGGTTTCGGTACGACGGCTCCGCCGAAGCCCCCGGTAACCGGACCGACCGGAGGAGATGAGTTCGATCCGGCCGGCTTCAACCAGGGCGCACCGCGGAAATAATCTTGTGAATAGTCGAAGGTCATAAGGCCACAAGTCGTAAAGTCGAAGACCTCAATCCTGTGGGTCTTCGACTTTACGACTTGTGGCCTTATGACCTTCGACCGCGACCTAAAGAGCGGCGAAGTTACGAAGCATCTGGAGCCCGACGCGCTGGCTCTTTTCCGGGTGGAACTGTGTGGCGAAGATGTTGTCCTTCCACACCGCGGCACAGAACGGTGTGGGGTAGTCGGCTTCCGCGGAAATGATGTTTCCCGCGGCCGGGTTCGGGCGCGCGAGATACGAGTGGACGAAGTACACCGCGGGATCAGCCGGCAGCCCAGTAAACAAGGGGCACCCCGGGCGCGCGAGGCGCAGTGTGTTCCAGCCCATGTGCGGTACCTTTAATCCCGGCACCGAGGGGAACCGCACCACGTCTCCAGAGAACACGCCCAGACCTTCGTGCGTGCCGTCTTCGTGACTGCGCGTGAACAGCATTTGCATGCCGAGGCAGATGCCCAGGAAGGGCCGGCCGGAGCTGATGTGTCGGCGCACGACGTCGTCGATTCCCGTTTCACGCAGTCGCGTGATCGCGTCGCGGAACGCCCCGACACCCGGCAGTACGATCTTTGCGGCATGTGCCAGGTGCTTCGGGTCGCTCGTGATGGTGGCGGAATGGCCCACTTGCTCGAACGCTTTTTGGACGCTCCGCAGGTTCGCCATTCCGTAGTCCACAATCACCGTTGCGCTCACGTTAGCACCTCAAATGGTTATTTTGCCGCCACTGGTTGTTGCACTTCGACCGGCCGGCGCAGGAGCAGGGCCGCGGCAAGGATACCCACGCCCATCACGGCCCCCAGGAGCCCCAATGTAAAGGCATCGAAGAACGCGGACTGTAGCTGTGGCCCGAGCCACGGCCACGCGAACCACGTCACCACGACCCCGATCGCCAACCCGGGACCGAACGGCAGCTCCCGCGGGTTCTGATCGTCGGCTGTCGGAGTGACAGGAGTAGAGGCGGTCGAGTTCGGTACAGCGGGAGCGTTATTGGGGCGGAAGATCACTTCCAGCACTTTCAGCACGAGCGCGGCCACCGCACCAACGAACAGAGACAGCACCGGGATCTGCCAGCCGAGGAACGCCCCTGCCATCATGAGCAGGTCGGCGTCTCCGAGCCCGAGAGCTTCGCGCCCGAAGCCCGTCTCGAATAGCCATTTTGTTATCCGAATCACGAGCGACCCGACTAGCGCGCCGATCACGCTGTTGAGCAACCCGAGTTTCCAGCTTCCCGGCGGGGCGAACGCGAACGTCGGCCCCCAGAACGGCCACGGTTGCACGCCGGTGGGAATCTTCCCGATGTAGTCCGGGTGGTTCCACATCGTGATTTCGGGCGGGAGCGCGCTCACCACAGTCGCCGCTTGCGGCCACGGCCAGGGCATCAGCGCGCCACCGATCACCCCCACCGCCATCGCTGTGTAAGTGATCGGGGTCGGGATGATCCGGTGTTCCGCGTCCACCGCGGCGGCGGCGATCAGCCCGCTGAGGAGAGCCGCGTGGTAGAGGAATAGTGCCCAGCACTGGGGCGGTGGAACGTTCGACGTGAGGTAGTCGTACTTGATCCCCGGAATCCCGTGGCAGTTGAACACCACTTCCGCGAGGAACAGCGCGAGGAACGCGACACCCGTGCCGATCTCGACCCATAAGTAGCGAGCAGAATACGGGGTGCCGCACTTGCGACACTTCCCGCGGAGCCGCAGGTACCCGAGGATGGGGACGTTATCGAACGCGCGGATCTTGGTGTAGCACGCGAAGCACCGCGACGAGGGCCAAATGAGGCTCTTCTCGTAGGGCAATCGCGCGACGACGACGTTGAGGAACGACCCGACGATCAGCCCGAAGGTGAAGATCGTGAGGCACCAGAAGACGATCGGCAGGTGGAACCACCATTCCATGACTTGAAGATCGCCCAGATGGTTTTGCGAGATTTTAGGGGGCACTCGCGTTTGGTGACACCGTCACGACACTATACCGAATGCGCCGGGCGCCGGCCAAGAATGATGCCGCGCAACGACCTGTGTTCCGGTTCGACCGGCCGCGGCACTGGCGCCGGTCGATTCGTGATGGATGTGAGGGTTTTGCGGCCGATCTATTTACTCGCCTCGAATGCGGCTCTCCAGTTCCGTCACGACCGCGCGAAGGCGGGAGCACTCGTTAGCCGCTTCGGTAAGTAGCTCGTTGCGTGCTTCGGCTTCTCGGGTGACGAAGTTGATCTCGGCGAGGCGCTCGTCACACGCCCGCTTCAACTGCTCGATCTCCGTGAGGCGCTCGTCGCACACGCCTTGCAACTCGCGCACGCGGGTCGTGAGGTCCGCGCACCGGAGCACGCGCGATTCTTCCGCGGACCCGGGTGGGTGCGCCGCGCTCGCGACTTCGGCCGGGGTTGCGTAACCGAGGTCGACGAGCAGCGGGCCGTGGAGCGTGTGGAACGCGCGGAGTAGGGCAGGTGTCCAAAACTCGTCCGGACGCCAGGTGCGATTCCCAGGGCCGAAAAACTCGGGCGCTCGGGCGCGAAGTTCGGATTGCGGGTTCACCCAGGGGCGAATCGGGCCTGTAACCCCGAGGAACTCCGCGATCCGGGTCAAGAGGGTTGTGTCGGCTTCAACGAGTTCCTCGAAGCGGAGCACGAGTGTTTCCCCGCGGCGCTGGGACCACGCGCGGTAGTGACTCGTCCAGTCGCCGTACACGTGATCGCCGATCAGGAGCGCGTGCGGGGTGCTCGAGCCCGGGTGATAGGTGTCCTGGTACGCGGCGAAGCTCTTGAGCGCGAGGCGCCCGTCGCGGACAACGTAGATCGCTTTCTCGTCGTCGCGCGGCCACTGGTGCGTTTTCACGAGAACGAGGTCCGTACCGTCCCGGGCGCGGAGGTAGAACTGCTCCGGATCTCCCGCGAAGAAATACGCGCCGTAGAACGCGCTGAATGCGTCCGGCCCCGCGCGCTCGGCCGCCAAGCTCGGCTCCAACCCCGCACAGGAGTTCAGATCGAAACAGGACTTTAACACTTGGCGGAGTAGCGTGTTTCCGGACCGTGGGTAGGATGCCAACCAAACAAGCATGAGCCAACCTGTGTTCGCGGCGGGCACTTGCTTGATCGGCAGGATCGCTGAGCGACTTTGGTGAGAAGTGCCTGAGCGAATTTTGCCTAATTAATGAGCGGGTTCTGCGCGCGTAGAATCGGTCCGGATCGCACGAATGTGCGGGTAGAGAGGCGCGAGCGACCCCGGCCGCTGTTCACGAGCGGTTCGAGCCGCGTGGTACAATTGGGTAGGTTTATTCTCTGGCCGACCAAGCTCGAAGAATGGCGTCTACAAGGCCTTCCGGTGACAGTGTGTCGCTCGCGACAGTGAAATGTGCCACGTCGCGGTAGAGCGGCGCGCGGGCCGCGATCAACGCGCGCACCTCGGCTTCGCCGCCGGTCGCAGTGAGGTTCGGTCTTCGCGCGGCGGTCGTTGGGTCCGTTCGCAGTCGGTCCCACACCGTTTCGGGCGCCGCGGTCAGCCACACCACGAACCCACTAGCTTTCAGCAGCGCACGGTTGGCTTCACGCAGAATCGCGCCGCCGCCTGTCGAAATGACGCCCGCAGATTGCGCGCACAACTCCTTCAGGGCCGCGGACTCACGATCGCGGAACCCGGTTTCGCTCTCGGTCGCGAAAATCTCTTTGATCGACCGCCCCGCGCTTGCTTCGACGAGGTCGTCCGCGTCGGCAAACGGGCAGGCGAGGTGTTCCGCGAGCAGGCGCCCGACTGTTGTTTTCCCGGTGCAGCGGTAGCCGACGAGGATGATGTTCTGGGCCGTGTCGTTTCGTGACAAGGGGACTCTACTCCTCGGTCTCTTCGGGGGGCGCGGGCTTTGGCTCGGTCTCCTCGTCGAAGGCCTTCGTGAGTGGGGAAAGTGCCTTGCGCATGATGAGCCGCATCACCTCGGTGTCGGGCGTCAGGTTGGTGAAGAGTTCGATCTGCCGGGCCGCCTGGCGCACGAACATGTCGACACCGGTGATCGTGTCGCACCCGCGCGCCCGGGCCTCGCGGATCAGGAGCGTCGTTTCCGGCGTGTAGATCGTGTCGAACACGATCGTGCCCGGTTTGAGGACGCTGAAGTGGCACGGCGACTCGTCCACGTTCGGGTGCATCCCGACGGGCGTGCAGTTGATGAGCACGTCGAACGTGATGCTATGACGCGCGTGCCAGTCCACCGCCTTGCACTTCACGTCTTCGGCGAGCTTCTGGGCGCGCTCGTAGGTGCGCGCCGCGATAGTGATTTGGGCGCCTTCGCGGTGGAATGCGTAGGCGATGGACCGCGCGGCCCCGCCCGCACCGAGAATGAGGATCGAGAGCTGGCTCAGTTGCGTGCTCGGCCCCGTTTTCGCACGCTCCGCCAGGAACGCTTTGAGCGAATCGGCCGCCGCCGCGAAGTCGGTGTTGGCCGCGGAGAACTTCCCGTCGTCGCGCCGCACGAGCGTGTTGGCCGACCCGGTGACCTGCACGTTCGGTTCGCTCTCACGGGCGATGCTCGCTGCGGCTTCTTTGTGCGGGATCGTGACGCTGTACCCACGCAGCGGGATCTGGTCGTAAGACTCCAGGGCTTGTGGCAACTGCCCGCGCGGGACGCGGAACGGCAGGTACAGCGCGTTCACCCCGAGTTTCTTGTACATGTGGTTGTGGAGCAGCGGGCTGAGGCTGTGCCCGACCGGGTCGCCGAGGACGCCGAAGACCTGCGTGTCCGCGTTCACGTTCTGGACCGGGTACGTGGTGCGGAACTCGTCGAAGCTCGGCAGCCCGGGAGCGATGCCGCGCTCCTTGTTGAACGCGGCGTAGATCCACGGGGCGCCGAACTTGAGTGCGAGGAACCGCGTCGGCTGCCCGATGTCGCCCATGCAGAACGCGACCGTCGGCTTCGGCGCGGTGCGCTGGAGCTGGAGCACGCGCCCCACGTCCTCCGGTGACTGGGCCGCGACCGCGAGCTTGTACACGTCCGCGTCCTGCTTCAGCATGTTCGCGTAGATCTCGTCCAGGTTCGCGGGGGTCTCCGTGGTATTGTGGTAGCTCACGATCCGCTTTACCGGGCCGAACCGCGGGACCGAGTCGGCGATATCCGTTTCCAGGTCGACCCACTCGAACGCGCCGGAGACGATCGCCTGGCGCAGGATCATCATCCGCTCGGGCTCGGTGCCCGGGAACCGGCCCCCGTCGGAGGGGCGGCGGAGCGTGGCGACCCAGGGGCACTGCTTGAGCGGCGCGAGGCGCTTGAAATCGACTGCCTTGGCGAGGAAGTCGAGCCGCAGTTCGACGAACTTCGCGCCGCGCTTCACCGCTTCCTGAAGTTCGGCCACCACCATCTTGTGGCGCGTGCGGCCGATCACCACCAGCACCCGGTCCGACGACATAACGTTCCCTCATTCGGGGAATTCAAACGGGGCCACTACGAAGTTCAAAGTCCCACCCACCACAATACACGCAACGCACTGAAGGGGTGAGGGCGAAGCGGCCGTAAAATGTGAAACCCAGGCTCATTGGCCTGGGTTTTCGCACTCGTTCGGATTGCTCCGGTTCCGGCCGCGTTACACCTTGCTGGCTTCCTTGTACATGACGTGCCGGCGCACGACCGGGTCGAACTTGCGGAGCGAGATGCGCTCCTTCGTGTTGTTGCGGTTCTTCTGCGTGAAGTAGCAGTGGTCGCTGGCTTCGCTCTTCAGCTTGATGGTGCTGCGGGCTTCTTTCGACTTCGCCATTGTCGGCTCTTCATTAAGGGGAGTTTGTGTGTAACCCGACCGCAATCGGGATAGACAGCCATAATAGCGGCTGAAAGGGGGATCGGGGAGGGGCGAGTTCGGGACCGCGATACCCGATCTCGCTGCTGTCCGCGCGCGGACTTACTCAACGCATGGGGCGTTTGTTGGTTCAGATTCACGACCGGATGAACTCTCGTAAGGCGCGAACCACATCGGGTCGTTTTCACTTCTCGGCTGAATTCGGGACTGGTTCTTTCAATTGTCTAGGCAAATTGGCCATTCTTCACGCGCACGCGAACTAAGGTCTCCATTGGTTGCATTCTCGCGACAGGGTTCGCCCATGCCTCTTGTTTCCGCCCCCGACTGTGGTACGCACTCCGTGTACACCAAATCGGCCGGATACTCCCCGTTGCCCGGCTACGTCCTGCTCGAACCGTTGGGTCGAGGCGGGTTCGGGGAGGTATGGAAGTGTGAAGCGCCCGGGGGGCTTCATAAGGCGATCAAGTTTGTTACAGGGGACTCGGGCGATTCTCCCAGCGACGGCACGCAACTCCGGCAGGAACTCGAAGCATTTCAACAAGTTAAAGCGATCCGTCACCCGTTCCTTCTCTCCCTGGAACGAGTCGAACTAGTCGGCGCCGAATTGGTCATGGTCATGGAGTTGGCCGACAAGCAACTCGGCGACCGATTCGAGGAGTGTCGAGGACAGGGACTGCCCGGGATTCCGCGTCAGGAGCTGCTGGGCTACCTGCGTGAGGCGGCCGAAGCACTCGACGTGATCGGCGCTAAGTACGGGCTCCAGCACCTCGACGTGAAGCCGGCCAACTTGTTTCTCACCGCCGGACACGTTCAGGTCGGCGACTACGGACTTGTTAGCAAGCTCGACGCGGGTAAGGGCCGCCAGGAAAATGGCGGACTCACGCCGCGCTACGCGGCGCCGGAAGTTCTGTGCGGACAAGTACATACGCGATCCGATCAGTACAGCCTCGCACTCGTCTACCACGAACTCCTCACCGGTACGTTCCCATTTAACGGGCGAAGTGTGCAGCAAATGATGCTGCAACATATGACCGCACCACCCGATCTGAATGGGTTGTCTCCGCCGGACCGCGTCGCAGTTGCGACCGCGCTGGCGAAGAAGCCCGATGAACGGTTCGCGTCGTGTGCGGACTTCATTAACGCCCTCTGTGGAGGAACGTCGCGCTCGGTCACAGCGCTCGCGGCCAGTTTGCTCACGCCCTCGCCACGCGGGTCGGGGCCAATCACAAACCCGCCTTCCAGTGCGCCGACACGCGGGGTCAGTGCCGCGAACGAACCGACGCTGCGCAACGTGCCGCATTTTGTGACTCCTGCTGTTACTCCCGCACCGCAATCGGTTCCACCCAAGCGGGTCGCGTACACGCAACCTGCACCCGCAGCCGCGACGGTCGAGCGGGCGGCCCCGCGTGCGTCGCAAACCAAACCGGCCGGGGTGTGCCTCGAACAGATCCTCTCTGTGGTTCCGGTCGCCTGGTTGCAGGGGAAATTCGCTCAGGCGCCGGGACGCCCGCCGACACATTTGGTGAACACGGTACTCCGCGCGGCAGAGACCGAAGCGGGCATCAATTCGGCGATGGGTGCGGTAAACCGCGACAGTGACGGCACTTGGGGGTGCCGGTTCCTCAGTTCCATCGATCCGCGTGTGGCCCAAGTTAAGCTCGATCTCCTCTGGGAAGAGGGCGGAGTGACGATGGACTCGCGCACCGAAGGGCGCGTCGAGTTTCGCAAACTCACCCCGGTACCCGCACCCACCGGTTGGTTCAGCAGCAAGCCCAAAGCGCCGGATTCGGGGTTGCAGGTGATCGTGGAACTCCCGGACCCCGGTACTGGCACCGGCGAAGTGGTGGTGACCGGGACATTCTTCGGTAGCCCGCCGCCCGAGTTCGCGAAATCGGGCGAGAAGACGATCGTAAAGCTGATCGAGGGCATTCGGCGCACGCTCAATGACACTCAGGACCGCCGTAAGCATCCGCGGGTTCCTGCCACGTTCCCGCTTACGCTGTACCCGCTCCAGTCGGACGGGCGGGTGGAACCACCGATGAAGGGGTTCTGCCGCGACGTGTCCGCGGGCGGGATGGCGCTGTTCTGCGCCGCGGAGCCGACCACGAAGTACATGTTCGTGGAGTTCGAGGGGGTACCGGGAACCGCGGGGCTCGCGGTGCTGCTCCAGACCATCGCCTCGGAGTGGCAGCACGACGAGGTGCTGGTTACCGGTAAATATCGGCTCGAATTCGGCCCGACCGACGGATAACAATTGCTAACATCTTCGCCCCGGCGCGTGGGGAACACTCGTTTTCGCCTACGAAACGCCAGTTTTCACGACCGCACGGTTAACATTCGACCCATATTCGAGGCCCGCACTACCGGAATCGGCGGTCTGTAACCGGATCAGATTGCCTATACGGATGTGTATTTTATCCCGGGACGTGTCCAGAAACAAAAGCGCCCCGGACGAGCTTTCGCCGGCTCGCCGGGGCTTGGCCCTACAAGCTTGCGCTCGCGGGTGTGCCGTCTCAGGGAGTGTTCACAGTATCCGGTCGCCGGCCTTTAATCTCGTAACCAACCGCCTTACCGTTAGGCGACCCCCGCGTAGGGTTGGGCGAAGCGCGGGGGAATGGAATCGAACCACTATGTGTTGGTTGGGGCCGTTCGTTCGATTGAACACCTCGGCACGGTACTGAACCTGGCGTGACAACCTGAACCTGTGGGGCAGCAGTTCCGCCTCTACCGTTGGGCTACCCCTTCCGCGTTTGGGAGTGAAGGGGGTGGGAGTCGAACCCACACTGTGTGCTGTCCCGATGAGCCGAAACCTGAATCTCAGCCTGCACGCCTGTGCGAAGAACATGATGCCGCGAACGGCGAAGAGGTTCAACCCTTTCGCAGTTTTTTATGTCTTCTCGAGTAGAAGATCGATCACCCAGCAACCGCGGGAGTGTGCTCCACCTGGGCTGCGGCAGTGCCCCAGGACATCGGGGTGCGAGCACCCGGCGTCTTGCAGCGCGTCGGCGAGGATCGGCAATCGCTCGAAGGCGCGGTCGGCATAGATCGCTTCCCCGAGGTCGACGGCCGTAGTCGTCCGCCACCGAGGATCGAGGGCGACCGGGCGGAACGGGTTGCCAACGACACAGCGGAGAAGGGGAGCTTGGGCCGCTGTAATCGAGCGGAAGTCGTCCCATCCCGTGGCGACGGCAAGGTCCATTATCGCACCCATTGCCGCTTGCAACCCGCCGGCCCCGATCAACTTCAGCGCGACGTTGTGGATCGCGTGGGCTTGGGCGTCGTCGCAAGGGAGGCTCATGATCGTGTCATAAAGCTCCTTTGTCTCGGCGCTGCTCGACTGCCCGTCAGCTACTTCAATAGCTCGCGCGCAGTACGGGTCGGTGAACAGTTCCTGCCGCTGACGACAGCAGGCGACCGCGAAAAGACGGAGTTTTCGGTCCAATGCCCGGTGCCGTGAGGGGGCTTCCTGCATCCATCCGTGCAACGGCATTAGCATGTGGTCGCTGTGCGGGCAGTCGTCCCACTCGCGGTCTGTCATCCTGTTGCTTCCGTGCTTGTGTCAGGTGTGTTGTCCCGAGTCTTGGGTTGAAACAAGACCCGCGCAAGACTGACATCAAGCGAAAGCCGTTGGCGACCGCTTGGTCAGATTTGCAAGGACTCACAGCGAATTCGATG
This region of Gemmata massiliana genomic DNA includes:
- the hisH gene encoding imidazole glycerol phosphate synthase subunit HisH — its product is MSATVIVDYGMANLRSVQKAFEQVGHSATITSDPKHLAHAAKIVLPGVGAFRDAITRLRETGIDDVVRRHISSGRPFLGICLGMQMLFTRSHEDGTHEGLGVFSGDVVRFPSVPGLKVPHMGWNTLRLARPGCPLFTGLPADPAVYFVHSYLARPNPAAGNIISAEADYPTPFCAAVWKDNIFATQFHPEKSQRVGLQMLRNFAAL
- a CDS encoding prepilin peptidase, translated to MEWWFHLPIVFWCLTIFTFGLIVGSFLNVVVARLPYEKSLIWPSSRCFACYTKIRAFDNVPILGYLRLRGKCRKCGTPYSARYLWVEIGTGVAFLALFLAEVVFNCHGIPGIKYDYLTSNVPPPQCWALFLYHAALLSGLIAAAAVDAEHRIIPTPITYTAMAVGVIGGALMPWPWPQAATVVSALPPEITMWNHPDYIGKIPTGVQPWPFWGPTFAFAPPGSWKLGLLNSVIGALVGSLVIRITKWLFETGFGREALGLGDADLLMMAGAFLGWQIPVLSLFVGAVAALVLKVLEVIFRPNNAPAVPNSTASTPVTPTADDQNPRELPFGPGLAIGVVVTWFAWPWLGPQLQSAFFDAFTLGLLGAVMGVGILAAALLLRRPVEVQQPVAAK
- a CDS encoding sulfotransferase domain-containing protein is translated as MLVWLASYPRSGNTLLRQVLKSCFDLNSCAGLEPSLAAERAGPDAFSAFYGAYFFAGDPEQFYLRARDGTDLVLVKTHQWPRDDEKAIYVVRDGRLALKSFAAYQDTYHPGSSTPHALLIGDHVYGDWTSHYRAWSQRRGETLVLRFEELVEADTTLLTRIAEFLGVTGPIRPWVNPQSELRARAPEFFGPGNRTWRPDEFWTPALLRAFHTLHGPLLVDLGYATPAEVASAAHPPGSAEESRVLRCADLTTRVRELQGVCDERLTEIEQLKRACDERLAEINFVTREAEARNELLTEAANECSRLRAVVTELESRIRGE
- a CDS encoding shikimate kinase, translated to MSRNDTAQNIILVGYRCTGKTTVGRLLAEHLACPFADADDLVEASAGRSIKEIFATESETGFRDRESAALKELCAQSAGVISTGGGAILREANRALLKASGFVVWLTAAPETVWDRLRTDPTTAARRPNLTATGGEAEVRALIAARAPLYRDVAHFTVASDTLSPEGLVDAILRAWSARE
- the aroE gene encoding shikimate dehydrogenase, coding for MSSDRVLVVIGRTRHKMVVAELQEAVKRGAKFVELRLDFLAKAVDFKRLAPLKQCPWVATLRRPSDGGRFPGTEPERMMILRQAIVSGAFEWVDLETDIADSVPRFGPVKRIVSYHNTTETPANLDEIYANMLKQDADVYKLAVAAQSPEDVGRVLQLQRTAPKPTVAFCMGDIGQPTRFLALKFGAPWIYAAFNKERGIAPGLPSFDEFRTTYPVQNVNADTQVFGVLGDPVGHSLSPLLHNHMYKKLGVNALYLPFRVPRGQLPQALESYDQIPLRGYSVTIPHKEAAASIARESEPNVQVTGSANTLVRRDDGKFSAANTDFAAAADSLKAFLAERAKTGPSTQLSQLSILILGAGGAARSIAYAFHREGAQITIAARTYERAQKLAEDVKCKAVDWHARHSITFDVLINCTPVGMHPNVDESPCHFSVLKPGTIVFDTIYTPETTLLIREARARGCDTITGVDMFVRQAARQIELFTNLTPDTEVMRLIMRKALSPLTKAFDEETEPKPAPPEETEE
- the rpmG gene encoding 50S ribosomal protein L33 encodes the protein MAKSKEARSTIKLKSEASDHCYFTQKNRNNTKERISLRKFDPVVRRHVMYKEASKV
- a CDS encoding serine/threonine-protein kinase encodes the protein MPLVSAPDCGTHSVYTKSAGYSPLPGYVLLEPLGRGGFGEVWKCEAPGGLHKAIKFVTGDSGDSPSDGTQLRQELEAFQQVKAIRHPFLLSLERVELVGAELVMVMELADKQLGDRFEECRGQGLPGIPRQELLGYLREAAEALDVIGAKYGLQHLDVKPANLFLTAGHVQVGDYGLVSKLDAGKGRQENGGLTPRYAAPEVLCGQVHTRSDQYSLALVYHELLTGTFPFNGRSVQQMMLQHMTAPPDLNGLSPPDRVAVATALAKKPDERFASCADFINALCGGTSRSVTALAASLLTPSPRGSGPITNPPSSAPTRGVSAANEPTLRNVPHFVTPAVTPAPQSVPPKRVAYTQPAPAAATVERAAPRASQTKPAGVCLEQILSVVPVAWLQGKFAQAPGRPPTHLVNTVLRAAETEAGINSAMGAVNRDSDGTWGCRFLSSIDPRVAQVKLDLLWEEGGVTMDSRTEGRVEFRKLTPVPAPTGWFSSKPKAPDSGLQVIVELPDPGTGTGEVVVTGTFFGSPPPEFAKSGEKTIVKLIEGIRRTLNDTQDRRKHPRVPATFPLTLYPLQSDGRVEPPMKGFCRDVSAGGMALFCAAEPTTKYMFVEFEGVPGTAGLAVLLQTIASEWQHDEVLVTGKYRLEFGPTDG